The Arvicola amphibius chromosome 4, mArvAmp1.2, whole genome shotgun sequence genome includes the window CGTCCAGAGTATCTGCTCGAGGGATGGAGAGGCCCCGATCTTTAAGGGCCTGAACCTTCAGCTTCTCTGCCTCCAGTCTGCTCTGCTGTTCTACCCTCTGTTCTTCTAGGATCTCTTCAATAGACACTTGCTGGAGGGGTGTGTCACTCTCCTTTTCCAAGTCCTGCAAAATAGGCAGGTTTGAACTACTTCCCATGAAGGCCAGAATACAAAACCTTACAGAGTCCAGTATGTAGCTTGGACTGCTTTTCGTTAACTGTGATAAGGCTGAAATAGCCTCCATCACACAGACAGGCAGTAACACTGCTGCACAACATATACCACTTAGAATGCGCACACGGAGGTCAGCATCAGCGTGCACAGCAAGTCCCATGTTACTCAGGTTAACACTCTTGGGTGATAACTCCATGGACAGAGTGTTTGCTGTGCACttgagaagacctgagtttgaatccctaggACCCATATAAAGCTGGACACAGTAGtacacacctatgatcccagtgCTCCTacagggagctgggaagatgcacaggaggatctctggaaaCTGGAGGGCCagtcagcctggggtacacagtggagagagaccctgtctcaaataaggtaCAAAATGAGCACTGATACCCAAGATTATCTCCTCTGACCTACACGCACACCTcgtaagtgtgcacacacactcacaaatccTCTATGGCTGTTTACAGAAGGATACCTTCTTATTATACGGGTCCCAAAGAAAGTATTCAGGCTAcaatagctacagagaaatcttgtattttactttttttctttcaagataagTTTCTCTGCttagccatggctgtccttgaacttaaaGAGTTCGAgttcccagcctctgcctcccaagtactgggattaaaggcatgtgccaccatgcccagataaattcttttgtttaataaaaatattacttcatTTTCCTTACTTCAAAAAAAAGCATACACACTGTAGGAAATTTATAATATTAGCAGGCAatctgaaacattaaaaaaattattcataattctaGTATGGAACACCAATACTTGGTAAATGTCATCAATTTTCAGGTGTGGGCCAGTTAATTTATTATCCGAGGCACTGAGtctatgtttattttttgggACTGTGTTTTTAAACGTTGTCTCTGCACACGTGACGGTCTAAAGACAGCTCTGTggtgtcctctccttccacactcacttgggttctaggaattgaaccgaTTGTCAAGCTTGCACAAGTGCTTTAAACCAGTGAGTCAACTCACTGGCCTAGGAACTGTTTTGATCCAGGGTGCTGGAGACCACCCAGAGTCCTGTGTGTGCAAGGCAAGCCTCTCCTGCTAAGCTACATCACCAGACTAGGTGTATCCAagacttaaaataaaacaaacccataATGCAAATACTGactgtaaattttattttcatttaacacAGCATAATATACTTAATAAAACAAACCCATAATGCAAATACTGactgtaaattttattttcatttaacacAGCATAATATACTTAATATTTGTCATAAACATTTAGCAACCAATTTTGTAAAGCAGAACTATAAATGAGCCTCACTAATCCACAGATTTTATCATTCTTACGATGTTTAAgtattatttgtgtttctgtaaCATGGAAAGCCTACATGGAAAAAGTAGCAATATATTTCTGAGCTCTCCCACCCCTCCTAAACCGGATTTGGTTACACAGCAAAAGCTgtgtgttctggaactcacttataGTAGTGAACGCTGGGAATACAGACAAGCCTCTTGTCCTCTGTGTGACTTTTAATTTACGTCTACCGGGGGTGTGCAGAAGTTCTGGAGCTGCAGTTATAGTCAGTTATGAGTcactctgtggatgctgggaactgaactcaggttctcaagagctacaagagcagtaagcactcaattattgagccatctttctagttcatttttatgacttttgCTGAGGTTAGGAAGGATGctgatcaaaaacactgaggacgTTTCAGTCTGGACAACTGACACAGGTCCCCAAGGTCTCAGAACTCATCAGCTGTGGTATCGGGAGGACTCTCACTAGGAGGTTAGAAACCACACAAGTTGCATAAGTTACCTGGGTCAAAGGTTATCTGCTAAAAACTACATATAATCACCTAATCCTTCCCTCATAACCCTGAAATGAAGAAAGACCATGTTCTTAGCACTCTGTTTCCCGGGCGTTTCGGTATATCACTCACTGAACTACTTGGGATGATCATGATGTGACAGTCCTTCTAAAGTTAAATTTTCTTAATCAAGCAGAATCCAGGCAcccgtgttttgttttgttttttttttttttttctttttttggggggtgggagggaataAGGTCTTGCCCAGGGTAGCCATAAACTTGTGATGTTCCTGCCTATTTCCATACTTCTGAAGTTACAGGTAGGTGCCACCATGGGGTACCATTAGAGACTTCTTCAGTAATGCAATGTttatagatggctgtaagccactatgtgggtggtgagaactgaacccagttctctgcaagagcaacaagtgtccttaactgctgagccatctttctagccccaccacaacaaaaatattttaaaataatgaggtACTAATGCATTTCACAGCAGTGTTCAGGAAGCAGacgcatgtttatgtgtgtatgtatatgtggaggcCATAGGCTGACACAGAGTGCTTTATCAcatccttattttttgagacatagtctcttaGAGAACCTCTTGGTTTCAGCTAGAGTGGCTAGCTTCTGAGCTCCCATAATctacctgcctttacctcccaatgCTGGAGCTACAGCCCTgtaccacaatgcctggcttttatgtaggTGCCAGGCATCCAAACTCAGACTCAATGCATGTGTGGCAAACATTTCACCAGTAAAGCCAAGCCCCGTATGTTGGAGACAGtctcatgctgacctcaaactcactacacagCTGAGTTAAGCTGTTTCCTACATGAGGCCTATCCACCAAACTGAcagaattttctcattttcttgaaatattaagagaaaaataactacatACTAAACTGTTCTACACAAAAGACATCTGAACACTAAATTAAGACATTGCTAACTACTGAGAAACTCTAAAAACCAAGTAAGAAGATatcagtctttaatttcttcctctctttccccctcttcttttgtGGTGTTATACATGCTACCTAAGCACACTACTTCTGAGCAACATCCCCCGCCCTATTCTCAATTTCAAACAGTCTAACAGGGACTAAATGTTTCAAACATAcgtgtatatataaacacatacaattATAATCATCTTCTaacgtgtatacacacaaacattgcAAGCAATAATACTTCAGATGCAATTTAACATTCCACTCACTATCTGGTCTTCCTGGCACAAATATTCAGGTCCCTCCTCCCTGGTCATGAGTTTTACTCTGAAACCTCAGAATGACTTTTCCTATacctattgttttcttttttccccctttaaaaatctgtacaatACTTTCCTCAAATGTTGTCAATTAACTTGGTGCCACAAAAAAACTACTTGTAaccaattatttaattttattgtttttttataattatgtatgtGTTGGGGATGATATGTGCATATAAACAGAGGTATCCTGGGAtctcctggagcttgagttatatgcagttgtgagctgggaaccaaattcaggccCTCAGTgagaacagtatgtgctcttagtcactgagccatctccccaactcctaaccaattatttaaataattaaaatattccaaCATGTAAATCTTCTTGTTTTCAGAGGTAGACAAGGACTTTACCATTGTGATATACTCCCAGCCCTAAATTATACCTTTATAAACAGAACATATAATTTAAAGTCTGTAACTTCTTGTTattagattatttaaaaattacatgaattatcaatgtatttgttattttacttttcttttttctttttttgagacactttttctttgtgtagacctggctgtcctagaactcgctctgtagaccaggctgaactcgaactcacagagatccgcctgcctctgcctcccaaatgctaggattaaaggtgtgcaccaccgtccagctgttttattcttttgaaagagGGTATTATACTGgcgcccaggctggcctggaactcactatggagcaCAGCTTAGCTTCAGGAGTTTCACCTACCCTAGCttcagccaccacacccagcaactttgtttctttctttccagatgaAAAAATATGGACCACTTCACAGATCTGTGTCATGCTTGCACAGGGGCCACACTAATCTCTATTATTCCAATCTTAGTTATATGTGCTACCCAAGTGAGAACCAGCAACATTGTTTTCTATCAGCTAAAGTCAACAATATTCTGCTAGTGagattaaatctttaaaatgccaAAAAGCAATGGAATGATGTTAGTTACTTTTTGCAGTGTTGCTCTGGCAACTACAGCTTCCCTATCTGGTAGGTTCTTGTGTGAAGCCTGCTGGACTCAGGAAGAAGCCAGCTGGCATCAGTGCCCAGACCCACAGCAGCGCAAGAGTTTTCACTTACTATTTCTCCAAGTAGGACCACATTTTCTCCTCTGACCACAAAAATCCCTCGAGGAATATCACCGTACTTTTTGCCCACATGAATGCGCTCTACAGTCTGATGCAGCACTAAGTTGGCTACAAGAACATAGAGAAGAAACAGATtcaattatttagttatttttaaatttcattgattACACAAACCATTTAGgagaatttgggggggggggttgcggGGGAGGTAGGGTCTCATTCTAGTCTCACCTGGCCTAGAAATCACAATGTAATCCAGGCTGTTCCAGAATTTGagatgattctcctgcctcaacctcttatACATGCTGTGATTATAGACAGGAGCCACCATATGTTCAATTTCAGAAGACATTCAAACAAGTAAAGAGTATTTCCCATTATGTTGGgctaatgaatgaatgatggtAGAAATAAGTTGCTTCTGTATTATGTAACTGCTAGTATCAACATGGTCccgagagaaatagaaaagaatggaacTCTGGAAAACCTGAGTTTAGACAATTGCCAAGATTAAAGTTCTGATTTTTTTGGAAGGagagtttttctttgttgtgtgaatatatgtatgtggtgaCTTCACTGAGGTTTAATTTTTGTTCGGTACTAATGATTCGTGTAATCCAATGTAACTTTTATAGATTATGACACAGCAAGATTCTTTCTTCGCTGTGTCAGATAATCGGACCTGATAATCTCAATACTCATTATTTATCCCTTCGAAGCACTGATGAATTTAACTTAAGATTTAGAACACCAACCTGTagggatatttttcttctttcaattagTACTATTTGTCTTACTTGAAGTAAAACAGAAATTGATGTGTGTATCTTATTGTTTTGGCTTGAGATGGTTCTTGATCTGTTTCCAAGGTAATTGTTTTGCCTCAGCCTAACAAGTATGAGACTATAGGCGCATGGCTGGCTGTTTGTATCTTCTAACTTCTGGTGTTTCAGCTGCATTTTCCCTCACATTCAAATCCAGTGACTTAGCAGATCATGACCTACAAATGTATGAACTGAGAAACATAGACCTCCTCCTTCAGAACATGTGTGAACTGAGAAACATAGACCTCTTCCTTCAGAACATGCAGATTGCAAAGTGAAGACTGACTCCTAAATCTGGTTTACTAACATGTAAACTACTGAGTTTACTAACATGTAAACTATTGagtttctcccccttctctcagcAAGTTTCAGGAAATGGCTTCTACTCTATTTTCACTGGACAGGGAGGGATTACCTCCAGGAAATGATTTGAAGACTAACTTTATTTCTGTCATTTGGCTCCCTCtaatggggaaaataaaaacactggtGAAAATCAGTTTTAGAATACAAACTCATAAATATACAAGCTTCTGAAACACCTAATCATAATTTGAAAACAATTTACTCACCCCAAACAGTTCCATTTTTCTGATACATGAGAAAAGTTAGAGATAAGTAAATCTGAATATAAAGTGATACCAAAAAAATTCAATAGGATTAAAGAGTAAGGTCATAATAATACATACCAAACTGATCAATGCTTCTTAAAAACCCTATCAGTGTCCTTCCATCACGAAGTAGG containing:
- the Lsm1 gene encoding U6 snRNA-associated Sm-like protein LSm1 isoform X1, which gives rise to MNYMPGTASLIEDIDKKHLVLLRDGRTLIGFLRSIDQFANLVLHQTVERIHVGKKYGDIPRGIFVVRGENVVLLGEIDLEKESDTPLQQVSIEEILEEQRVEQQSRLEAEKLKVQALKDRGLSIPRADTLDEY
- the Lsm1 gene encoding U6 snRNA-associated Sm-like protein LSm1 isoform X2, encoding MNYMPGTASLIEDIDTNLVLHQTVERIHVGKKYGDIPRGIFVVRGENVVLLGEIDLEKESDTPLQQVSIEEILEEQRVEQQSRLEAEKLKVQALKDRGLSIPRADTLDEY